A window of the Synechococcus sp. M16.1 genome harbors these coding sequences:
- a CDS encoding 5-formyltetrahydrofolate cyclo-ligase — translation MNSKPTLRRHFKAQRHLGEAATRSIQDAVAALIDQSNCGNRHVGIYWPLPGEVDIRPLRDGPHPPLALPVADGNGRLIYRSWGEDPLQPDGCGIPAPATGDALNPDQLALLLVPALAVDGAGIRLGYGGGYYDRLRADPAWAAVPAWVVLPSTCLAAEALPRESWDVPFTGWITEQGAGRPA, via the coding sequence ATGAACAGCAAGCCAACCCTGCGCCGTCACTTCAAAGCCCAGCGTCATCTGGGGGAGGCGGCCACGCGATCCATCCAGGACGCCGTGGCGGCGCTGATCGACCAGTCCAACTGCGGCAACCGCCATGTGGGGATCTACTGGCCCCTTCCAGGGGAGGTGGATATACGGCCGCTGCGGGATGGTCCCCATCCGCCCTTGGCCTTGCCGGTGGCCGATGGCAACGGCCGGCTCATCTACCGGAGCTGGGGTGAGGACCCGCTTCAGCCCGATGGCTGCGGCATTCCCGCTCCTGCCACAGGAGATGCACTGAACCCCGATCAACTGGCGCTGCTGCTGGTGCCGGCGCTTGCGGTGGACGGCGCGGGAATCCGCCTGGGCTACGGCGGTGGGTATTACGACCGGCTCAGGGCTGATCCCGCCTGGGCTGCCGTGCCGGCCTGGGTGGTTCTCCCCTCAACCTGCCTTGCGGCCGAAGCGTTGCCTCGAGAGTCCTGGGATGTTCCGTTCACCGGCTGGATCACGGAACAGGGTGCTGGTCGGCCCGCCTGA
- the ruvC gene encoding crossover junction endodeoxyribonuclease RuvC — translation MRILGIDPGLARVGYGVIDIQDGCQRMLDCGIIQTDSDRSDGDRMVEIAGDLRQLIRIWRPELAAVEKFFFYRSSNTINVVQARGVVVMTLARFKIPMVEFPPMQIKLAVAGFGHAEKDEVLEAVMRELNLEQPPRPDDAADALAVALTAWLQR, via the coding sequence ATGCGGATCCTCGGCATCGACCCGGGCCTCGCCCGGGTGGGCTACGGGGTGATCGACATCCAGGACGGATGCCAGCGCATGCTCGATTGCGGCATCATCCAGACCGATTCCGATCGCTCCGACGGTGATCGCATGGTTGAGATTGCGGGCGACCTGCGGCAGCTGATCCGGATCTGGCGCCCGGAACTGGCGGCCGTGGAGAAGTTTTTCTTCTACCGATCCAGCAACACCATCAACGTGGTGCAGGCGCGTGGCGTGGTGGTGATGACCCTGGCCCGCTTCAAGATCCCGATGGTGGAGTTCCCTCCCATGCAGATCAAACTCGCCGTGGCGGGGTTCGGCCATGCCGAGAAGGATGAAGTGCTGGAGGCGGTGATGCGGGAGTTGAACCTGGAGCAACCGCCCCGGCCGGATGATGCGGCCGATGCCCTGGCGGTGGCGCTGACGGCCTGGTTGCAGCGATGA
- the bchI gene encoding magnesium chelatase ATPase subunit I, whose translation MTAPRKRRVFPFTAVIGQEEMKLALLLNVIDPRIGGVMIMGDRGTGKSTTIRALADLLPDIDVVAGDPYNSSASDPDLQSSEVRERMQQGETLSTEPRQVPMVDLPLGATEDRLCGTIDIEKALSEGVRAFEPGLLAKANRGLLYVDEVNLLDDHLVDVLLDSAASGWNTVEREGVSVRHPARFVLIGSGNPEEGELRPQLLDRFGMSVEVRTVRDPELRVQVVDQRTAFDSDPDGFSTAVEGNQNALQQRVVEAQQRLGQVTIDEDLRLRISAVCGELDVDGLRGDIVTNRAARALAAFEGRTEVSEEDVARVASCCLRHRLRKDPLEQVDSGDRVVKVFCKVFERSESSDRADFELALAA comes from the coding sequence GTGACTGCACCCCGGAAGCGCAGGGTCTTCCCCTTCACTGCGGTGATCGGTCAAGAGGAGATGAAGCTGGCCCTGCTTCTCAACGTGATCGATCCGCGCATCGGCGGCGTGATGATCATGGGAGACCGTGGCACCGGCAAATCCACCACGATCCGTGCCCTGGCCGATCTGCTGCCGGACATCGACGTTGTCGCCGGCGATCCCTACAACAGCTCGGCCAGCGATCCCGACCTGCAGAGCAGTGAGGTGCGCGAGCGGATGCAGCAGGGGGAAACCCTGAGCACCGAACCGCGGCAGGTGCCGATGGTGGACCTGCCCCTCGGCGCAACGGAAGACCGCCTCTGCGGCACCATCGACATCGAGAAAGCCCTGAGCGAAGGCGTGCGCGCCTTTGAGCCCGGCCTGCTGGCCAAGGCCAACCGCGGCCTGCTCTACGTGGATGAGGTGAATCTGCTCGACGACCACCTCGTCGACGTGCTGCTCGACTCCGCCGCCTCCGGCTGGAACACCGTGGAACGGGAAGGCGTCTCCGTGCGTCACCCCGCGCGTTTCGTGTTGATCGGTTCCGGCAATCCCGAGGAAGGCGAACTCCGCCCCCAGCTGCTCGACCGTTTCGGCATGAGCGTGGAAGTGCGCACCGTGCGTGATCCGGAACTGCGGGTGCAGGTGGTGGACCAGCGCACCGCTTTCGACAGCGATCCCGATGGCTTCAGCACCGCCGTGGAGGGCAACCAAAACGCCCTGCAACAGCGGGTGGTGGAGGCTCAGCAACGCCTCGGTCAGGTCACCATCGATGAGGATCTGCGCCTGCGCATCTCCGCCGTCTGCGGCGAGCTGGATGTGGATGGTCTGCGGGGTGACATCGTCACCAACCGTGCCGCCCGTGCCCTGGCCGCCTTCGAAGGACGCACGGAAGTGAGCGAGGAAGACGTGGCCCGCGTGGCCTCCTGCTGCCTGCGCCACCGCCTGCGCAAAGACCCCCTCGAGCAGGTGGATTCCGGCGACCGCGTGGTGAAGGTGTTCTGCAAGGTGTTTGAGCGCAGCGAGAGCAGCGACCGCGCTGATTTCGAACTGGCCCTCGCCGCCTGA
- a CDS encoding SufE family protein: MATSTGSDALDRMVERLGGTADPKRRYEYVLWLAKKLAPMPAEEQTDDIKVKGCVSQVFVRGALDEGVMRWQGDSDALITKGLLALLIQGLDGLTPAQVQAVDPAFIAATGLQASLTPSRANGFLNILLAMQEQARQLDS, encoded by the coding sequence ATGGCCACCAGCACCGGCAGTGATGCCCTCGACCGGATGGTGGAGCGCCTGGGCGGCACCGCCGATCCAAAACGCCGCTACGAATACGTGCTCTGGTTGGCCAAGAAGCTCGCACCCATGCCGGCCGAGGAGCAGACCGACGACATCAAGGTGAAGGGATGTGTGTCGCAGGTGTTTGTGCGGGGTGCCCTCGATGAGGGAGTGATGCGCTGGCAGGGCGACTCCGATGCGCTGATCACCAAGGGACTGCTCGCATTGTTGATCCAGGGGCTGGATGGATTGACGCCGGCCCAGGTGCAGGCGGTGGACCCGGCCTTCATTGCAGCAACAGGCCTGCAGGCCAGCCTGACGCCCTCACGCGCCAATGGCTTCCTCAACATCCTCCTGGCCATGCAGGAGCAGGCCCGTCAACTGGACAGCTGA
- a CDS encoding homoserine dehydrogenase, with protein MAAKVGVGLLGLGTVGGGVASILQNPSERHPLVGELELIRVAVRDLNRPRPVALDESLLTTDPSAVIQDPAVDVVVEVIGGLEPARSLILQAIEAGKSVVTANKAVIARHGQEIAEAAAAAGVYVLIEAAVGGGIPIIEPLKQSLGGNRINRVSGIINGTTNYILTRMAEEGAAYDAVLKDAQELGYAEADPAADVDGLDAADKIAILATLAFGGSVDRAAVPTDGVSGLQGVDVDYANQLGYGVKLLAVAERMAESGDPLPLSLRVQPTLVPKDHPLAGVNGVNNAILVEGDPIGRVMFYGPGAGAGPTASAVVADILNIAGIRQASEGPGNVDPLLAASSWRPCALVDSGDIRQRHYVRFKTKDAPGVIGKVGGCFGERNVSIQSIVQFNASDAGAEIVVITHEVSQRQMNEALDAIQALPEVSGLAAHLGCL; from the coding sequence ATGGCAGCAAAGGTCGGCGTGGGTCTGCTGGGACTGGGCACGGTTGGCGGTGGAGTGGCATCGATCCTCCAGAACCCCAGCGAACGTCACCCGCTGGTGGGTGAACTGGAGCTGATCCGTGTTGCCGTCCGCGATCTGAACCGCCCCCGGCCCGTTGCTCTGGACGAAAGCCTGCTGACCACCGACCCATCGGCGGTGATTCAGGACCCAGCCGTGGACGTGGTGGTGGAGGTGATCGGTGGTCTAGAGCCGGCCCGGAGCCTGATTCTCCAGGCGATTGAAGCCGGCAAATCCGTGGTGACCGCCAACAAGGCCGTGATCGCACGCCACGGTCAGGAAATCGCTGAAGCCGCGGCCGCCGCCGGGGTGTACGTGCTGATCGAGGCCGCCGTGGGTGGCGGCATTCCCATCATTGAGCCGCTGAAGCAGTCCCTGGGGGGCAACCGCATCAACCGCGTCAGCGGCATCATCAACGGCACCACCAACTACATCCTCACCCGCATGGCTGAGGAGGGGGCCGCCTATGACGCGGTGCTCAAGGATGCCCAGGAGCTGGGCTACGCCGAAGCCGATCCGGCAGCGGATGTGGACGGTCTTGATGCGGCCGACAAGATCGCGATCCTTGCGACTCTGGCCTTCGGCGGCAGCGTGGATCGCGCTGCCGTTCCCACCGACGGCGTCAGTGGCCTGCAGGGCGTGGATGTGGATTACGCCAATCAACTGGGCTACGGCGTGAAGCTGCTGGCGGTGGCCGAGCGCATGGCGGAAAGCGGCGATCCCCTGCCCCTCTCCCTGCGGGTGCAGCCCACGCTGGTGCCCAAGGACCACCCCTTGGCCGGCGTGAACGGCGTCAACAACGCCATCCTTGTGGAAGGTGACCCCATCGGCCGGGTGATGTTCTACGGCCCCGGTGCGGGAGCCGGCCCGACCGCCTCTGCGGTGGTGGCCGACATCCTCAACATCGCTGGCATCCGCCAGGCCAGTGAAGGTCCCGGGAACGTGGATCCCCTGCTGGCCGCCAGCAGCTGGCGACCCTGCGCTCTGGTCGACTCAGGCGACATTCGCCAACGCCACTATGTGCGTTTCAAGACAAAAGACGCCCCCGGCGTGATCGGCAAGGTGGGTGGCTGCTTCGGCGAACGCAACGTGTCGATCCAGTCGATCGTGCAGTTCAATGCCAGCGACGCCGGCGCCGAGATCGTTGTGATCACCCATGAAGTGAGCCAACGCCAGATGAATGAAGCCCTGGACGCCATCCAGGCTTTGCCGGAGGTGTCTGGTCTCGCTGCTCACCTCGGCTGCCTCTAA